The Prochlorococcus marinus str. MIT 9301 genome window below encodes:
- the phnC gene encoding phosphonate ABC transporter ATP-binding protein produces MNNKLSLKNINVKYGESLALKSINLDIYKGEFVVLLGSSGAGKSTLLRTINQLNPLTSGELDFFDLGKIRNKKDLQNLRKKTGMIFQQHQLIERNTVFQNVLTGRLGFHSLLRSILPLPKFDQELALDCIDRVNLLDKALVKVKELSGGQQQRVGIARALAQNPSLILADEPIASLDPKTSHQVLSMLKDICKKDNISALTSLHQVDFAKEYGDRIIGLSHGKIVFNGKSDQLSDEILKNIYSSSTITEETNFTSNEVVMV; encoded by the coding sequence GTGAATAATAAGCTCTCCTTAAAAAATATTAATGTCAAATATGGAGAGAGCCTAGCTTTAAAATCTATAAACTTAGATATTTACAAAGGTGAATTTGTAGTCCTTCTTGGATCTTCTGGGGCAGGTAAATCAACTTTACTAAGAACAATAAATCAATTGAATCCATTAACTTCAGGAGAGTTAGATTTTTTTGATTTAGGAAAAATAAGAAATAAAAAAGATCTTCAGAATTTAAGAAAAAAAACTGGGATGATATTTCAACAACATCAGTTGATTGAGAGAAATACTGTTTTCCAAAATGTTTTAACTGGTCGACTTGGATTTCATTCACTACTTAGAAGCATTTTACCTCTTCCAAAATTTGATCAAGAACTTGCTCTCGATTGTATAGATAGAGTTAACCTCTTAGACAAAGCGCTTGTAAAAGTAAAAGAATTAAGCGGAGGACAACAACAAAGAGTTGGAATTGCTAGAGCTTTAGCTCAAAATCCTTCGTTGATTTTAGCAGATGAACCAATAGCTAGTCTTGACCCAAAAACTTCCCATCAAGTTTTATCGATGCTTAAAGATATTTGTAAGAAAGATAATATATCCGCATTAACTAGTCTTCACCAAGTTGATTTTGCTAAAGAATATGGAGATAGAATTATTGGCTTAAGTCATGGGAAAATAGTTTTTAATGGTAAATCAGATCAACTTTCAGACGAGATTTTAAAAAATATTTATTCATCTTCAACAATAACAGAAGAAACAAATTTTACCTCAAATGAAGTGGTAATGGTTTAA